A genome region from Sceloporus undulatus isolate JIND9_A2432 ecotype Alabama chromosome 1, SceUnd_v1.1, whole genome shotgun sequence includes the following:
- the WDR20 gene encoding WD repeat-containing protein 20 isoform X2 has product MYLYNVEHNCGTTAPHYQLLKQGESFAVHTCKSKSTRNPLLKWTVGEGALNEFAFSPDGKFLACVSQDGFLRVFNFDSVELHGTMKSYFGGLLCACWSPDGKYIVTGGEDDLVTVWSFVDCRVIARGHGHKSWVSVVAFDPYTTSVEESDPMEFSGSDEDFQDLLHFGRDRANSTQSRLSKRNSTDSRPVSVTYRFGSVGQDTQLCLWDLTEDILFPHQPLSRARTHTNVMNATSPPAGSGGANPGSNGNSISTPGNSVPPPLPRSNSLPHSAVSNSGSKSSVMDGAIASGVSKFATLSLHDRKERHHEKDHKRNHSMGHISSKSSDKLNLVTKTKTDPAKTLGTPLCPRMEDVPLLEPLICKKIAHERLTVLIFLEDCIVTACQEGFICTWARPGKVKILVGHRLPD; this is encoded by the exons ATGTACTTGTATAATGTGGAACACAATTGTGGTACCACAGCCCCACACTATCAGCTGCTTAAACAAGGAGAAAGTTTTGCAGTCCATACATGCAAAAGCAAATCAACACGAAATCCTTTGCTTAAATGGACAGTAGGTGAGGGTGCCCTGAATGAATTTGCTTTTTCCCCAGACGGAAAATTCTTGGCTTGTGTAAGCCAGGATGGCTTTCTTCGGGTATTTAACTTTGATTCAGTGGAGTTGCATGGTACAATGAAAAGCTACTTTGGAGGACTGCTATGTGCATGTTGGAGCCCAGATGGAAAATACATTGTAACAGGTGGAGAGGATGACTTGGTGACTGTCTGGTCTTTTGTGGATTGTCGAGTTATAGCTAGAGGCCATGGACATAAATCGTGGGTGAGCGTTGTGGCCTTTGATCCATATACCACTAGTGTAGAAGAAAGTGATCCAATGGAATTTAGTGGCAGTGATGAGGATTTCCAAGACCTTCTTCATTTTGGAAGAGACCGAGCAAATAGCACACAGTCTAGGTTATCAAAAAGGAACTCTACAGACAGTCGCCCAGTAAGCGTAACATATAGGTTTGGTTCAGTTGGCCAGGACACACAACTATGTTTATGGGACCTAACAGAAGATATTCTCTTCCCACACCAACCCCTCTCAAGAGCAAGGACACACACAAATGTCATGAATGCCACAAGTCCGCCTGCAGGAAGTGGTGGAGCTAACCCAGGAAGTAATGGAAACAGCATCTCAACGCCTGGGAACTCTGTGCCCCCTCCTCTTCCACGGTCAAATAGCCTTCCACATTCTGCAGTCTCCAATtctggcagtaaaagcagtgtcatgGATGGTGCCATTGCCTCTGGTGTTAGTAAGTTTGCAACCTTATCGCTACATGATCGGAAGGAAAGACACCACGAAAAAGATCACAAGAGAAACCATAGTATGGGACATATATCTAGTAAGAGCAGTGACAAACTGAATCTAGTTACTAAAACCAAAACAGACCCAGCAAAAACTTTGGGAACACCTCTGTGTCCCAGAATGGAAGATGTTCCTTTGTTAGAGCCTCTTATCTGTAAAAAGATAGCACACGAAAGACTGACTGTGTTAATTTTTCTTGAAGACTGTATAGTCACTGCTTGTCAGGAGGGATTTATTTGCACATGGGCAAGGCCTGGTAAAGTG AAGATCCTGGTTGGTCACAGACTCCCAGACTGA
- the WDR20 gene encoding WD repeat-containing protein 20 isoform X1 has product MYLYNVEHNCGTTAPHYQLLKQGESFAVHTCKSKSTRNPLLKWTVGEGALNEFAFSPDGKFLACVSQDGFLRVFNFDSVELHGTMKSYFGGLLCACWSPDGKYIVTGGEDDLVTVWSFVDCRVIARGHGHKSWVSVVAFDPYTTSVEESDPMEFSGSDEDFQDLLHFGRDRANSTQSRLSKRNSTDSRPVSVTYRFGSVGQDTQLCLWDLTEDILFPHQPLSRARTHTNVMNATSPPAGSGGANPGSNGNSISTPGNSVPPPLPRSNSLPHSAVSNSGSKSSVMDGAIASGVSKFATLSLHDRKERHHEKDHKRNHSMGHISSKSSDKLNLVTKTKTDPAKTLGTPLCPRMEDVPLLEPLICKKIAHERLTVLIFLEDCIVTACQEGFICTWARPGKVLMRSLSWPKLAR; this is encoded by the exons ATGTACTTGTATAATGTGGAACACAATTGTGGTACCACAGCCCCACACTATCAGCTGCTTAAACAAGGAGAAAGTTTTGCAGTCCATACATGCAAAAGCAAATCAACACGAAATCCTTTGCTTAAATGGACAGTAGGTGAGGGTGCCCTGAATGAATTTGCTTTTTCCCCAGACGGAAAATTCTTGGCTTGTGTAAGCCAGGATGGCTTTCTTCGGGTATTTAACTTTGATTCAGTGGAGTTGCATGGTACAATGAAAAGCTACTTTGGAGGACTGCTATGTGCATGTTGGAGCCCAGATGGAAAATACATTGTAACAGGTGGAGAGGATGACTTGGTGACTGTCTGGTCTTTTGTGGATTGTCGAGTTATAGCTAGAGGCCATGGACATAAATCGTGGGTGAGCGTTGTGGCCTTTGATCCATATACCACTAGTGTAGAAGAAAGTGATCCAATGGAATTTAGTGGCAGTGATGAGGATTTCCAAGACCTTCTTCATTTTGGAAGAGACCGAGCAAATAGCACACAGTCTAGGTTATCAAAAAGGAACTCTACAGACAGTCGCCCAGTAAGCGTAACATATAGGTTTGGTTCAGTTGGCCAGGACACACAACTATGTTTATGGGACCTAACAGAAGATATTCTCTTCCCACACCAACCCCTCTCAAGAGCAAGGACACACACAAATGTCATGAATGCCACAAGTCCGCCTGCAGGAAGTGGTGGAGCTAACCCAGGAAGTAATGGAAACAGCATCTCAACGCCTGGGAACTCTGTGCCCCCTCCTCTTCCACGGTCAAATAGCCTTCCACATTCTGCAGTCTCCAATtctggcagtaaaagcagtgtcatgGATGGTGCCATTGCCTCTGGTGTTAGTAAGTTTGCAACCTTATCGCTACATGATCGGAAGGAAAGACACCACGAAAAAGATCACAAGAGAAACCATAGTATGGGACATATATCTAGTAAGAGCAGTGACAAACTGAATCTAGTTACTAAAACCAAAACAGACCCAGCAAAAACTTTGGGAACACCTCTGTGTCCCAGAATGGAAGATGTTCCTTTGTTAGAGCCTCTTATCTGTAAAAAGATAGCACACGAAAGACTGACTGTGTTAATTTTTCTTGAAGACTGTATAGTCACTGCTTGTCAGGAGGGATTTATTTGCACATGGGCAAGGCCTGGTAAAGTG TTGATGAGGTCACTCAGCTGGCCTAAACTAGCAAGATAG
- the WDR20 gene encoding WD repeat-containing protein 20 isoform X3: MYLYNVEHNCGTTAPHYQLLKQGESFAVHTCKSKSTRNPLLKWTVGEGALNEFAFSPDGKFLACVSQDGFLRVFNFDSVELHGTMKSYFGGLLCACWSPDGKYIVTGGEDDLVTVWSFVDCRVIARGHGHKSWVSVVAFDPYTTSVEESDPMEFSGSDEDFQDLLHFGRDRANSTQSRLSKRNSTDSRPVSVTYRFGSVGQDTQLCLWDLTEDILFPHQPLSRARTHTNVMNATSPPAGSGGANPGSNGNSISTPGNSVPPPLPRSNSLPHSAVSNSGSKSSVMDGAIASGVSKFATLSLHDRKERHHEKDHKRNHSMGHISSKSSDKLNLVTKTKTDPAKTLGTPLCPRMEDVPLLEPLICKKIAHERLTVLIFLEDCIVTACQEGFICTWARPGKVGLLPSQNQANSPSGTVV, from the exons ATGTACTTGTATAATGTGGAACACAATTGTGGTACCACAGCCCCACACTATCAGCTGCTTAAACAAGGAGAAAGTTTTGCAGTCCATACATGCAAAAGCAAATCAACACGAAATCCTTTGCTTAAATGGACAGTAGGTGAGGGTGCCCTGAATGAATTTGCTTTTTCCCCAGACGGAAAATTCTTGGCTTGTGTAAGCCAGGATGGCTTTCTTCGGGTATTTAACTTTGATTCAGTGGAGTTGCATGGTACAATGAAAAGCTACTTTGGAGGACTGCTATGTGCATGTTGGAGCCCAGATGGAAAATACATTGTAACAGGTGGAGAGGATGACTTGGTGACTGTCTGGTCTTTTGTGGATTGTCGAGTTATAGCTAGAGGCCATGGACATAAATCGTGGGTGAGCGTTGTGGCCTTTGATCCATATACCACTAGTGTAGAAGAAAGTGATCCAATGGAATTTAGTGGCAGTGATGAGGATTTCCAAGACCTTCTTCATTTTGGAAGAGACCGAGCAAATAGCACACAGTCTAGGTTATCAAAAAGGAACTCTACAGACAGTCGCCCAGTAAGCGTAACATATAGGTTTGGTTCAGTTGGCCAGGACACACAACTATGTTTATGGGACCTAACAGAAGATATTCTCTTCCCACACCAACCCCTCTCAAGAGCAAGGACACACACAAATGTCATGAATGCCACAAGTCCGCCTGCAGGAAGTGGTGGAGCTAACCCAGGAAGTAATGGAAACAGCATCTCAACGCCTGGGAACTCTGTGCCCCCTCCTCTTCCACGGTCAAATAGCCTTCCACATTCTGCAGTCTCCAATtctggcagtaaaagcagtgtcatgGATGGTGCCATTGCCTCTGGTGTTAGTAAGTTTGCAACCTTATCGCTACATGATCGGAAGGAAAGACACCACGAAAAAGATCACAAGAGAAACCATAGTATGGGACATATATCTAGTAAGAGCAGTGACAAACTGAATCTAGTTACTAAAACCAAAACAGACCCAGCAAAAACTTTGGGAACACCTCTGTGTCCCAGAATGGAAGATGTTCCTTTGTTAGAGCCTCTTATCTGTAAAAAGATAGCACACGAAAGACTGACTGTGTTAATTTTTCTTGAAGACTGTATAGTCACTGCTTGTCAGGAGGGATTTATTTGCACATGGGCAAGGCCTGGTAAAGTG GGTTTATTGCCATCTCAAAACCAGGCCAATTCTCCAAGTGGAACTGTAGTATAG